The Deltaproteobacteria bacterium region AAATAATCCGAAAGCGTTCGTTCTCGAGCACGCCTTTTCCCTGATCCACGCGCTCTTTGACCTCGGCGAGCGTCCGCCTGTAAAAGTCGGCCGCTTCCTTGGTTCCGGCCATGGTTGCGGCAAAAAAAACGAGCGTATTGAGGTCCTCGCCACCTGCGGGACATGGAACGGCTTTTCGCAGATTGAAAATTTCATTATAGTATTCTCCCATCTGCGCTGAATATTCCACGCATTCCCTCAAGCGATCGTAATCCATTTTTCGTCCGGTGTGCTCTTCAAGGAAAGCAATGTATTCCTTCAATTGAGCCACGCCGTATTCTATGGCTTCCAGGCCTGGCTGGTGTTTTACATGGGCTCCCCATTGCTCTTTATACACAAAGGGGTTCTTGTCATATCTTGGGGGCAAAACCGGAGCGTCTATGGAGAAATAAGGAACGTCGTAGTGCTCGGCGACGATTTTCATCCAGAGAGGGTGGAGCCTGCAAACGTTCTTGGCCGAAACAACCATATCGGGATCCGGAATGCGAATACGGGCGAGTGCTTTGAGCACTTCTTCAGGAAACTCACCCTTCATGTACCCATAGTGATTCTTGAAATAAGAGCACAAATCCTCGGGCGCGTTGAGACTCTCCGCCATCTCGATCAGCGGTACGGATAACTGGGTCGCCCCGCATGCAGCGGAGAAGTTCTCCGGAAACATGGGAATCACACCCATAGCATAGTCGATTTCGACGGGATCCCAGCCCGTGTGATATACGATTTTTGTTCTACCGGTGGCCTTAGCTTCGTGTCCGCGCTTGTAGTACTCGAGAACGTTGGTGAACACTTCGTTGGAAGTTTTCAGTGATTTTATGGACTTCGAGGTGGTTTTGCCGGAATCAGGATTGCTCATGCTTAAGCTCCCTCGACGATCTCAAAAAAGTCTCGAGCTTGGTTCTCAGTTGCGCCCAAATGAGTGTCGCAAAAGCGTTGGAGGCCGAACACCACTCCCTGCCCCCTGTTTTGCTCTATCCGTCTAGTAATGAAACCGTATCGTTCGTCCAATTTGTTTCCCTGATGCATACACGGACAGGCAGGCTTGATCAGGTACCGGTCGGCCGGAGCGTTCATGGGATCGCCCTTTTCGTTTACCTGAGTGACAGAATAGCGAGCGTCGATGCAGAGATCATCCCAAACCACCATGCCGCCCAGCTCTTCAACAACCTCGAAAAGTTCCCGGGTACGTCGACCCCGAGAGATGCAATTGGAACTGCATAGGAATCGCCTTTACGAGATTCAAGGACCGGCGTCTTAACCCGTTTTCATGCCCCTGGTTGCTATCGATTGGCCTTTCGGTAACCGAGTTGATCCATGGCGATGACCATCTTTTGAATATTTGCGGTGCCTTCCACGATCTCATACAAAACGGCGTCCCGGAAATACCGGGCCACCGGGTATTCCGTCGAATACCCATACGCCCCCAGGATTTTCATGGCATAGTGAGCGCATTTTGCCGCGGTTTCTCCGGCATGATACTTGGCCATGGAGGTTTCCAGCGTGTTGCCCAACATGCCCTGATCTTTCTGCACAGCAGCTTTATAGGTAAGGAGGCGGGCCGCTTCGATGTCCACGGCCATCTGTGCGATCATATCCTGGTTCATCTGAAACTGCCCCACCTGCCGGCCGAACTGCTCCCGTTCGTTGCAATAGCTCACAGCGGCCTCGAAAGCGGCCCGGGCTACGCCCACACCGCCTGCCGCACATGACAACCGGGTCTGATTGAGGCTGGAGAACATGATTTTGACACCTTCCCCCTCGGATCCCACAAGGTTTGCCTTGGGCACCCGCACGTCCTCGAAGTAGATCTCACCCGTGGGAGACGAGCGCGTGCCGAGCTTGTCCAGTTCGCGCGTGGTCACGCCGGGAGACTCGATGTCAACTACAAAAGCGCTTAGCCCTTTGCCGCCCTTGGACTTGGCCGTGTAGGCGTAAACGATGCACAAATCGGCGACTTGCGCATTACTGATCCAGGTTTTCGACCCGTTCATTAGGTAAAAATCACCACGATCCTGCGCACTGGTTTTCATGGCC contains the following coding sequences:
- a CDS encoding acyl-CoA dehydrogenase family protein; the encoded protein is MDFTLSEEMQMLRETARSFTENEIVPYADHWDEEHFFPRDVLRKMGDLGFFGCVIPAQYGGNEMGFLAQTILTEEIARGSSSIRVAVNMQTLGSALTLLRYGSEELKQKYIPGLVTAEQIGCFGITEPNAGSDTLAMKTSAQDRGDFYLMNGSKTWISNAQVADLCIVYAYTAKSKGGKGLSAFVVDIESPGVTTRELDKLGTRSSPTGEIYFEDVRVPKANLVGSEGEGVKIMFSSLNQTRLSCAAGGVGVARAAFEAAVSYCNEREQFGRQVGQFQMNQDMIAQMAVDIEAARLLTYKAAVQKDQGMLGNTLETSMAKYHAGETAAKCAHYAMKILGAYGYSTEYPVARYFRDAVLYEIVEGTANIQKMVIAMDQLGYRKANR
- a CDS encoding 2-hydroxyacyl-CoA dehydratase, which encodes MSNPDSGKTTSKSIKSLKTSNEVFTNVLEYYKRGHEAKATGRTKIVYHTGWDPVEIDYAMGVIPMFPENFSAACGATQLSVPLIEMAESLNAPEDLCSYFKNHYGYMKGEFPEEVLKALARIRIPDPDMVVSAKNVCRLHPLWMKIVAEHYDVPYFSIDAPVLPPRYDKNPFVYKEQWGAHVKHQPGLEAIEYGVAQLKEYIAFLEEHTGRKMDYDRLRECVEYSAQMGEYYNEIFNLRKAVPCPAGGEDLNTLVFFAATMAGTKEAADFYRRTLAEVKERVDQGKGVLENERFRIIFDGIPPWFNMGLFNYLHKFGALSVEELYPRIWCGQLDPNKPLESIAIKYLLSMGHTASFTQFLEYNRDRARNYKADGAILWNLATCRFVAAILNPRDKTTLEKELGVPVLVLDADQVDPRRFAHAQIISRIDAFMEMLEQRKYG
- a CDS encoding 2-hydroxyacyl-CoA dehydratase, whose protein sequence is MVVWDDLCIDARYSVTQVNEKGDPMNAPADRYLIKPACPCMHQGNKLDERYGFITRRIEQNRGQGVVFGLQRFCDTHLGATENQARDFFEIVEGA